Proteins encoded by one window of Mercenaria mercenaria strain notata chromosome 4, MADL_Memer_1, whole genome shotgun sequence:
- the LOC128556498 gene encoding uncharacterized protein LOC128556498 — MSDHKLQKSVANNAKLNVNTDLHLKRVPVFVSDSKGRYLKAVAESKDSVHVEWFCKSGSASIDTYNWLCRNLENLRTKYHEISLYIWTGTCDFTVKEKKFISLRKSPNDGLESLKTYLLKIKELCSSAKVKLTFLQIPYYSIQLWNKAKGHPEPDQFKSDDKRLNTLIDAANEFIDSLNCALGSYSPKLNQDLVRSRKKKGQKARYSMNFNLLRDGIHPGKNLSQTWLANIRKKIIADCA, encoded by the coding sequence ATGAGTGATCATAAACTACAGAAAAGTGTCGCAAATAATGCTAAACTTAATGTTAACACAGACCTCCACTTGAAACGTGTCCCAGTATTCGTGAGTGACAGTAAGGGACGGTATCTGAAAGCTGTTGCAGAAAGCAAGGATTCTGTGCATGTAGAATGGTTTTGTAAGAGTGGTTCTGCTTCAATAGATACTTACAATTGGCTCTGTAGAAATCTTGAGAACTTGCGTACAAAGTACCATGAAATAAGTCTGTATATATGGACTGGAACATGCGATTTTACAGTTAAAGAGAAAAAATTTATTTCACTAAGAAAATCACCAAATGACGGCTTAGAATCATTAAAAACTTaccttttgaaaattaaagaattGTGTTCCAGTGCAAAGGTGAAACTCACCTTTCTCCAAATACCTTATTACTCCATTCAGTTGTGGAATAAAGCAAAAGGTCATCCCGAACCAGACCAGTTCAAATCTGATGACAAACGCTTGAACACTCTCATAGATGCTGCAAACGAGTTTATAGATAGTCTTAACTGTGCACTTGGATCATATTCTCCTAAGTTAAATCAGGACTTGGTCCGAAGTCGAAAGAAGAAGGGTCAGAAAGCGCGTTATTCCATGAATTTCAACCTTCTCAGAGATGGAATTCATCCGGGAAAAAATCTGTCACAGACCTGGCTAGCCAACATTCGCAAGAAGATTATTGCTGACTGTGCTTAA